DNA sequence from the Pedobacter sp. W3I1 genome:
ACCAAGTTGAAAGCAGCTAAGCCAGATCTAGTCGTTTTATGGAATAAGATTTGCCTCGAAAGTGACATCAAATCTTTTGAGCAGTTATACCGCTTTCTATACAGTAGGTTAATCAAGTTTTCAATTTATTATGTAGTTGATAAACAGGTTGCAGAAGACCTGGTAACCGAAGTATTTGTGAAATGCTGGGAAAACAGGGCAGCAAGTACCCATGTGTTAAATCCCGAAAGCTACTTTTTTATCGCCGTTAAAAATCAATCACTTAAATACCTTAAAAAAAATTCTTTAATTACGTTTATCGATTTAGTAGATGAAAAGGATAATATTTCGGTATCAACCCATACGCCAGAATACATTCTCGAAACTAAAGAACTGCACCAACAGCTCGACCATGCCATTGCGGGTTTGGCGCCACAGGCGGCTACTGTTTTCAGGTTGATAAAAGAAAGCGGGATGAAGTATAAAGAAGTCGCTGAACTGTTGAATATCTCACCCCGAACCGTGCAAACTCAATTGTTCAGGGCCATTGCAAAACTTCGTTTAGTGTTACAGCCTTTGAAAGAAAAGGAAGCCGATGAAAAAAAACTAGGAAAACTAATCTCCCTGATTATCTTAGCGGGTACTTTATCTTTTTTATATTTTTTGTAGGCAATTTCAGCAGAAAAAGGAACATACAATAAAGGACAAAAAAAAATGACAGATCAAAGATTTACAGAATTGCTTGGAAAACAATTGGCCGGTGAAATTTCGCTGGATGAATCTGTTGAACTGAAATCTATTTTAGCTGGCAGCGCCTTGCTTAGAACGGAGTATGAACGGTTACAAACTTATTTTGATGCTGAAACGGTTGAGGATGAAAATATAGACCTGGTTTTTGACCGGATCAAAGCTCAAATTAAAGTGCCAAATGAACCGGGTTTAACGGTTACCAAAAATAAATCTTACAGCACCTGGCTAAAAGTTGCTGCTATTGTCGCTATTGTTATTGCTGGGGCATTGGTGTATAACAGAGCAGCCATTTTCTTCAATAAAACAGATCATTTAATACTAACGCAGGTACTAACCAAAGCTGCAGAGGTGAAAACAGTTGTGCTGGCTGATGGCTCTACTGTAAAAATCAATTCGGGGAGCAGCTTAAAATACCCGGAACATTTTACTGCAGCTACCAGGGATGTTTACTTATCTGGTGAGGCATTTTTTGACGTAAAAAAAGATCCAAAACATCCTTTTATTGTGCACACCACACAGCTGGCTGTAAAAGTGTTGGGTACCGCTTTTGATGTTAAAGCTTACCAGAACGATGCTTTTACCGAAACCACCTTAATCAGAGGGAAGGTATCTATCTCCCTAAAAAATAATGCTGCACCAACTTTTATCTTAAAGCCAAACGATAAATTTACTTTAGCAGATGGTAAAGCAAGCATAAGTCAACTGACCCACTTTAATGGCACCGGAGCCGACCGTATAATGGAAACCGCATGGACAAACCACGAGCTCATTTATAAAAACAACAGTTTTGACGAAGTAGCCAAACTTTTTGAGCGTTGGTATGGGATCAAAATAGTATTTAAAGAGCCTGCACTTAAGTCAGTGAGGTTTACAGGCCATGTTGATAAAGAAACACTTCCCGAAGCTTTAGATGTGCTAAAACTGATCGAAAACTTCAATTATTCGATAAAGGGCAAAAATGTATACATCTACCGCTAGCACATACCGTTAAGCCATGTATATTTGTAGCCATGAATTGTGCGCAGAGAATCATATTGTTAATTGGATTGATTTTTCCGCTAGGCATATACGCACAAACGAAGGTTACCTTAAATTTTACCGGGGCCAGTTTTGAACAAGTAATAGCAGCCATACAGCAACAAACCCTTTACCATTTCGCATACGGCGAATCTAAAATCCCTAAACATCAGGTATCCATCAAGGTAGAAGAAGAGGAAGCCATAAAGGTGATCGATCAACTCCTGCTTGGTAGTGGTTATACTTATTCTTTGCTGCCCAATCATTTAATCGTGATCAGAAAAAATGCCGAAGAAAAAATGGATACAGATAGCGTCCGTTTTTTAAAAGAAGTGGTGATTACGGCATTGGGTATCGAAAAAGACAACCATAAAGTTGGCTATGCTTTAACTACCATTAAAGGTTCTTCTATCACCAAAGCAAGAGAAAGCAATCTGATTATGGCGCTACAGGGAAGGGTAGCCGGACTAAACATTACCGGTGTAAACGGTGGCCCGGGCTCAGCCGCGCGGGTTCTCATTCGGGGTGTTTCAAGTATGACTGCTGCTTCTCCATTATTTATCGTAAATGGTGTACCCATTGATAACAGCATCAGGGGAAGTGCAAATGAATATGGCGGGGCTGATTATGGCGATGGCATTAGTAATATCAATCCAGACGATATCGAAACGATAACCATATTAAAAGGGTCGGCTGCTTCAGCTTTATATGGTGCCAGGGCTGCAAATGGCGTGATCCTCATCAATCTGAAAAGTGGAGGAGAGGATACCAAAGCTAAGTTCGAGTACAATACTAACCTGGCTTTTGATGTTCCGGTTAATTCAACCGATTTTCAATATTTGTATGGGCAAGGATCTCAGAACAAACGTCCTGCCAATCTGTATAACGCCATTTCTACCGGTTTATTAAGCTGGGGAGAAATGATGGACGATAAATTAACACCGCAGATAGATGGTTCTATGCGGCCTTATTCCCCTGTTAAAAACAACATTCAGACTTTTTACCGTACTGCTCCGGCATTTATCAATACCCTTTCACTGGTTGGAGGAAATACGAAGAACAACTATCGTGTTTCCGTTTCCAATTTAGATTATAATTCAGTTTTAACTAACGGGACTTTAAACCGTAAAACGTTAAATTTTTATGGTACAGTGGCCCTAAGCCCCAAAATATCACTCAGCTTAACGGGTAATTATATTTATGAATGGAATAAAAACAAGAGTTACCTTAGCGATGGTCCGTTAAATCCTAATTATGGAATTGCTGCCCTGGCTACCAGTTTAGATCAATCTATTCTGGCACCTGGTTTTGATGCAGAAACTGGTTTCGAGAGTCGCTGGAATGCGGATGAGTACAAAACCAATCCATATTTTTTGATGAACAAACAGTCCGATTATGCCAGTCGGAACCGTTATATTTCATCAGCAGTGCTCAAGTATCATTTAGCCAGTTGGGCATCCGTTCAGGGAAGAATTGGTTACGATTCGAGTAAAGATGAAGTGGTCAGTATTTTGCCCACCGGAACTGCTTTTTCTATCAACCGGCAGGGTGGTATAAATGCCTACGACCAGAACCGTACTTCGGAACTCAATAGCGATATCTTGTTCAGTGCCAGCCGGAATCTTGGCGATAAACTGAATCTCGAACTTTCTTTGGGGGCTAATTATCGAGAAAGAAAAGGCAACAGCGAAAAGCTAAAAGGCTCACAATTTAAGGTTCCTTATTTATATGTTCCCGAAAACCTGATTACCAGTACCAAAACATTGGCCATCTCCAGGATTGTAACGGAATCTGCTTATTACACAGCCGATCTAAGCTATCAGCGCTTTCTTAATTTTTCGGTTACTGGCCGATACGATATCTATTCTACCTTGCCTGCCAATAACCGCGGTATTTTTGTTCCAGGCATATCGGGCAGTTTTATTTTTTCGGACCTGTTGAAGTTGAAAGGACTGGATTTTGGTAAACTGCGCCTGGATTTTGCCAAAACCAGTGGCGAACCCATTGTTCCCTATACCACACAAATTTATTATACCGTAGATAATCAGGTGAATGGTACCCCTGTTGGCAGCTTTTCAGGTGATCTGCCCAATTACAATTTAAAACCCTTTACCTTAAACGAAATAGAAGCAGGCCTTGATCTTAAGTTTTTCAACAGCCGCTTAGATATCGATTTTACCTATTTCAATCGCATTACACACAACGAAATTATCAATGCAAAACAGTCTGTTACCACAGGTTTTACCTCGGCTTACGTTAATCTTGGCGAAACCCGCAATGCAGGGATAGAACTTGCACTAGGATATACGCCAATCCTTACCACAACAAGCAAATGGCAGATTAACTTTAATCTTACCAAGGTGAAAAATACGCTGCTCTCTATCGATGGCAACAGTAATTATACCCTTACAGGTACTTATAGGCCGCTAAATGCCAATACCGCATTGGTAGTAGGTAAACCAATTACGCAGATTATGGCTTACGATTATCTGCGCGATGCCAGTGGCAATATCATAATCGGATCGGATGGTATACCTAAAAGGGGCAATTTTATTCCCATGGGTGGTACAATGCCTACTTTATATGGAGGTATAACCAACAGTTTTATCTACAAACAGTTTAGTTTTTCGTTCCTGATTGATTACCGCTTTGGTAATAAAATTCTTTCGGCAACAGAATATTATAGCTATGTACTAGGCTTAAACAAGGCCACTTTAGTAGGCAGACAGACCGGTATTGTTGCCGAGGGCGTGTTAGAAAATGGGCAGAAGAACACGGTTAATGTTCCGGCTTATGCCTATTACCCTGAACTGGCCACCAATATTTCTGCATTATCGGTACTCAATGGCAGTTTTATCAAGCTGAGGCAGGCCACATTAGGTTATTCTTTTAGCGAGCGTTTTTTAAAAAGAACACCTTTTAGTAGTATAGGGATAGATCTGGTCGCACGGAACCTGTTTACTTTGCTTAAATACACTAAAAATATAGATCCTGAGTCGCAGTTCTCGCCAACATTGGGTTATGCCGGGATAGAAGGGGCTTCATTGCCTGCAACACGTACATTTGGGGTTAATTTTAATTTTAAATTCAAATAAGATGGCCATGAGAAAGTTGTGTGTTTTGGGTGCTTTTTTCCTGGCTTTAATGGGCAGCTGTTCTAAGGAAAAGCTGGATGAAATCAATACAGATCCAACCAAACTCACAGAAGACAATTATGATCCCAACAGCTTGCTTGCACAGGCACAGTTAAAATATGCCAATTTGGGTTATTACCAGCTGCTGTATCAGAGTACTATGATGCAGTTGCTTGCCTCAACTTATTATTATTACAACAATGGTGATAAGTACATCAACGTGGGCAGTTTTACCGATTACCAGGGCCGGATTTTTGATGAAGGTTATGCTGACGCTTCTTACATCAGAGAGATGCAACGACTGGCCAGATTAAAAGATCCGGTGGCCTATAAAAACCTGATTGCGATTGGTGATATTATGTTTGTATTGATTTTGCAACGGATTACCGATACTTATGGCGATGTTCCTTACTCGCAGGCTGTTAAAGCGATGCAAGGTATTAAATATCCTGTTTACGACCGTCAGGAAGATATTTATAGCCACATGCTGAACGATCTCGAAACGGCTACCGCGCAACTGGATGCCGAAAAACCTGGACCAAGCGCTGATCTTTTTTATAAAGGCGATATCGGTAAATGGAAAAAATTTGGTTATTCGTTAATGCTTAGGATTGCCATGCGATTAACGAAAGTAGATCCGGAGAAGGCCAAAATTTGGACCGAAAAGGCTGCGGGCAAAACTTTTACCAGTATCAATGACAATGCGATTCTTTTAACCGATGCTTCCTCTTTTAACAGCCAAAATGGAACATCGCTTGCTTTAAGAACATTTTCCGACTATTTGGAAGTACGGTGGAGTAAAACCTTAATCGATCAGTTAAAAAATACCAACGACCCCAGGTTGGAAGTGATAGGTGAAGTACCAAAAGACGGATTGGCTAAAAATGCAGATCAGAATTTAAGCGGAAATACCGATGCAGCTGTTCAGCTTGGGTTGCCAAATGGATATGATTTACAGGGTGGGGCAACAGATATCAGCCATTCACCAAACTATCCGGGTGGTACGGGTACCGGAAGCGATTTTGCCCCGCTCGGAAAATACTCCAGACCACGGACTAGCATGTACCTTAAACTGGGTGGGCCGATCTTTATTTTGAGTTATGCAGAAACTGAACTTTTACTGGCCGAAGCTAAGGTGAGGGGTTGGAATATTAATGGAACGGCCAAACTACATTATTCCAACGGATTAACAGGAGCCATACAATCGCTCGCACAGTTAGATCCTCTGGCTGCGGTTGATGCCAATAAAATCACCACCTTTGTTAACCAGAACCCGCTTGATGAAAGCAGTACACAAAGCGCCTTAAGTGCCATAAATCTGCAATACTGGGTAGCTACTGGTACCAATTTTAATTTTATAGAAGCCTGGCTAAACTGGAAAAGGAGCGATTATCCTAAACTCATCCCCATAAACTACAAAGGCAACGTTACCAATGGCACCATTCCCCGCCGGATGATCTATCTTTCGACAGAGGTGCTAAACAACCCCCAAAATTATAAAGATGCTGTAGCCAGAATAGCTGGAGGCGATGTACTTACCTCAAGGGTTTGGTGGGACAGATAATAACCGGAGGTAAGTCTAATAAAGACATTTTGCAAGATAAGTGCTTTTTATAGCTGAAGCAGGCTGCATTAAAATTCATACATATTATTCGCCCGTAAGTTTTCGATTGCTATTTCGGCATCGGCCAGTAGCGGCTGTTGTTTTCGCGTTTCTTCTTCAATCGCGATTAAGGGCTTATGTCCGTATTGATTAAAAAATGATCTGGTATGCGCTTGATAGTCCCTTAAAAAATCAGTTAGAGAAGTTATATCTGCATCGAAGCCTTCATTTTCAAAGTTAAACTGACAAGAACTTTTGTAAGAGATAAATACGTCATCACCTTCTTCAAATGAAATGGCGACGCTGTATTTACCCGGGCCAAGGTGGGTAACAACTTTTTTTTCGTTGGTACTACCTACATTATAAACAATATCGAATGAGATGTACATTGTGTTTAAAGCCCCTACCTTCTCGCCGGTAATTTCAAAGCCTGATGAGTAGCACCTATCTGTTTGGCTTTCTGAAAGAAATTCATCATTATAGATGTACTCATTTACGCTGATCGGCTGTACATTAAATATTTTCATAGGAACTTATTTTAAAGAGATAGATTTTGTCGTTTCGTGAAGCCATGGGTGTAAAAAGTATTTCTTTATAGTTTATTTAACCACCAAGGCACAAGGATACATCTCCCGAAGATAAAAAATCCCATCGAAATATCTGCCCACAGAGCAGAACTGATAGTAGGTGAGCTTCTTTAATAATAGTATAGATTGATCACTTCGGTGGTTGGAATCAGTTTAATGTGGCTATAAATATCTAATGTGTTTTTTTTTCTTTCCATGGTTTATGCCTTTGATCATCAGGTGTATGCCCAGAAATAAAAGAATAGCGGAAATAATTATCCCAATCGCTATGGGCAAAAAAATAGCTGCTGATGCGAAGAACTCGCGCCAGAGCACACGGGGATAAAAAAAGTAAGTTAGTATCAAAAATCCTAGTAACATTAAGATGGAGAAAAAATAAAGGGTTTTAGGTGTCGAGTTGGTTTTCATGTTATTTAGATAGGTGTTAAATGATAAGAGTAGGTATTTTGCGTCAAATCCATACGCGTCTCCTACGGTAAGCCAGCTTCGGTCTTTTCTGTGCAGGAGTGGATCAAGACAACTGAAAAATAGTTGCTGCAGCCAGCAGGCAACATTGTTTTGCCTGTAGCCCTTACCTTTCCATAAAAATAGCTTTTAGCACTTTCGGATGGAAGATGTTTATTGTACCATTCGTTGTGTCGGTTATAGCTTTCATTATGGCGCATTGATCAGTGTTTATAAGATCATACGAAGCCAGTACTGAAAACGCTTGGTCGAAAAATAAAATGGAGCAATAAAAAATAAATTAATTTTAACCCAGCGTTTTTCATATCTACTGCGTAACCTTGTTATAACACCATGAAAAAACGCTTACCGAACCTAATGGATGAACCTTTTTTTTAAGCAGGATACTAAACTAATCAAAGGCTGCAAGGCCAATGAGCGGCAAGCACAGGAAGGTCTCTATAAGCTTTACTACGCCGATATGCTGCGTATATGTTTTCGTTATTTAAAATCAGATGATCTGGCGCATGATGCGCTGAGCGTTGGTTTTTTGAAGGTTTTTCAGCATATCCATACTTTCGATGCTAAAAAAGGAGAATTTGGTGCCTGGATTAGGACAGTGATGGTAAGGTCTTGTATTGATATTGGCCGAAGAGAGGCGAAGTTTAATGAAACGATCAGCTCAGATGAAATAGAGGAAATCTTTATCCAGCCGTCCGTGTTAGATAAACTTTTTGTAGAAGATCTCCTAAAATTGATACGCTTATTGCCAATCGCTACGCAGTTGGTTTTTAACCTTTCAGTAATAGATGGCTATTCGCATAAGGAAATTGGAGAACATTTGAATATTACCGAGAGTACATCAAGGTGGCACCTCTCTGAAGCAAAGAAACAGTTGAGGAAAATGTTAGCTTCCTCAGCAATTGATAAACCAACTGAAAACATAAAAAGAAGATGAAAAATTCAGCATGGTATCATAAACTCTGGCGCAATAAATTCGATAGTCTTCCAATTCAGGATGCTTCGGACGCTTCATGGGCGGGTATGCACAAACTGCTTAACGAGCAGATGCCGATTAGTACGATCGGTGGCCATGGCCCTAATTTATCTACAGGAGCCAAACTGTTTAAAATAATTGGATATACATTGTCTGTAGCTGCTACGGTTT
Encoded proteins:
- a CDS encoding RNA polymerase sigma-70 factor, coding for MKAAKPDLVVLWNKICLESDIKSFEQLYRFLYSRLIKFSIYYVVDKQVAEDLVTEVFVKCWENRAASTHVLNPESYFFIAVKNQSLKYLKKNSLITFIDLVDEKDNISVSTHTPEYILETKELHQQLDHAIAGLAPQAATVFRLIKESGMKYKEVAELLNISPRTVQTQLFRAIAKLRLVLQPLKEKEADEKKLGKLISLIILAGTLSFLYFL
- a CDS encoding FecR family protein, coding for MTDQRFTELLGKQLAGEISLDESVELKSILAGSALLRTEYERLQTYFDAETVEDENIDLVFDRIKAQIKVPNEPGLTVTKNKSYSTWLKVAAIVAIVIAGALVYNRAAIFFNKTDHLILTQVLTKAAEVKTVVLADGSTVKINSGSSLKYPEHFTAATRDVYLSGEAFFDVKKDPKHPFIVHTTQLAVKVLGTAFDVKAYQNDAFTETTLIRGKVSISLKNNAAPTFILKPNDKFTLADGKASISQLTHFNGTGADRIMETAWTNHELIYKNNSFDEVAKLFERWYGIKIVFKEPALKSVRFTGHVDKETLPEALDVLKLIENFNYSIKGKNVYIYR
- a CDS encoding SusC/RagA family TonB-linked outer membrane protein, with translation MNCAQRIILLIGLIFPLGIYAQTKVTLNFTGASFEQVIAAIQQQTLYHFAYGESKIPKHQVSIKVEEEEAIKVIDQLLLGSGYTYSLLPNHLIVIRKNAEEKMDTDSVRFLKEVVITALGIEKDNHKVGYALTTIKGSSITKARESNLIMALQGRVAGLNITGVNGGPGSAARVLIRGVSSMTAASPLFIVNGVPIDNSIRGSANEYGGADYGDGISNINPDDIETITILKGSAASALYGARAANGVILINLKSGGEDTKAKFEYNTNLAFDVPVNSTDFQYLYGQGSQNKRPANLYNAISTGLLSWGEMMDDKLTPQIDGSMRPYSPVKNNIQTFYRTAPAFINTLSLVGGNTKNNYRVSVSNLDYNSVLTNGTLNRKTLNFYGTVALSPKISLSLTGNYIYEWNKNKSYLSDGPLNPNYGIAALATSLDQSILAPGFDAETGFESRWNADEYKTNPYFLMNKQSDYASRNRYISSAVLKYHLASWASVQGRIGYDSSKDEVVSILPTGTAFSINRQGGINAYDQNRTSELNSDILFSASRNLGDKLNLELSLGANYRERKGNSEKLKGSQFKVPYLYVPENLITSTKTLAISRIVTESAYYTADLSYQRFLNFSVTGRYDIYSTLPANNRGIFVPGISGSFIFSDLLKLKGLDFGKLRLDFAKTSGEPIVPYTTQIYYTVDNQVNGTPVGSFSGDLPNYNLKPFTLNEIEAGLDLKFFNSRLDIDFTYFNRITHNEIINAKQSVTTGFTSAYVNLGETRNAGIELALGYTPILTTTSKWQINFNLTKVKNTLLSIDGNSNYTLTGTYRPLNANTALVVGKPITQIMAYDYLRDASGNIIIGSDGIPKRGNFIPMGGTMPTLYGGITNSFIYKQFSFSFLIDYRFGNKILSATEYYSYVLGLNKATLVGRQTGIVAEGVLENGQKNTVNVPAYAYYPELATNISALSVLNGSFIKLRQATLGYSFSERFLKRTPFSSIGIDLVARNLFTLLKYTKNIDPESQFSPTLGYAGIEGASLPATRTFGVNFNFKFK
- a CDS encoding SusD/RagB family nutrient-binding outer membrane lipoprotein is translated as MRKLCVLGAFFLALMGSCSKEKLDEINTDPTKLTEDNYDPNSLLAQAQLKYANLGYYQLLYQSTMMQLLASTYYYYNNGDKYINVGSFTDYQGRIFDEGYADASYIREMQRLARLKDPVAYKNLIAIGDIMFVLILQRITDTYGDVPYSQAVKAMQGIKYPVYDRQEDIYSHMLNDLETATAQLDAEKPGPSADLFYKGDIGKWKKFGYSLMLRIAMRLTKVDPEKAKIWTEKAAGKTFTSINDNAILLTDASSFNSQNGTSLALRTFSDYLEVRWSKTLIDQLKNTNDPRLEVIGEVPKDGLAKNADQNLSGNTDAAVQLGLPNGYDLQGGATDISHSPNYPGGTGTGSDFAPLGKYSRPRTSMYLKLGGPIFILSYAETELLLAEAKVRGWNINGTAKLHYSNGLTGAIQSLAQLDPLAAVDANKITTFVNQNPLDESSTQSALSAINLQYWVATGTNFNFIEAWLNWKRSDYPKLIPINYKGNVTNGTIPRRMIYLSTEVLNNPQNYKDAVARIAGGDVLTSRVWWDR
- a CDS encoding RNA polymerase sigma factor, which translates into the protein MNLFFKQDTKLIKGCKANERQAQEGLYKLYYADMLRICFRYLKSDDLAHDALSVGFLKVFQHIHTFDAKKGEFGAWIRTVMVRSCIDIGRREAKFNETISSDEIEEIFIQPSVLDKLFVEDLLKLIRLLPIATQLVFNLSVIDGYSHKEIGEHLNITESTSRWHLSEAKKQLRKMLASSAIDKPTENIKRR